Proteins encoded together in one Marinithermus hydrothermalis DSM 14884 window:
- a CDS encoding FUN14 domain-containing protein encodes MENLQPFVGQITFGGLAGFATGYALKKIGKVLAVILGIGFLSLQLLAYAGYIQIDWTRIQQDVDPLLDQERLRGFWNQLLEVLTFNLPFAGGFTAGLVLGLKRG; translated from the coding sequence GTGGAGAACCTACAACCGTTCGTTGGTCAGATCACGTTTGGCGGACTCGCGGGGTTTGCGACCGGGTACGCCTTGAAAAAGATCGGGAAGGTCCTCGCCGTCATCCTGGGCATCGGATTCCTCAGCCTGCAGCTGTTGGCCTACGCGGGGTACATCCAGATCGATTGGACCCGCATCCAGCAGGACGTGGACCCCTTGCTGGATCAAGAGCGCCTGCGGGGGTTCTGGAACCAGCTTCTGGAGGTACTGACCTTCAACCTGCCATTTGCTGGCGGGTTCACCGCGGGGCTCGTCCTGGGGCTGAAGCGGGGGTAG
- a CDS encoding DUF84 family protein, translating into MRIALGSTNPTKRQALEQTLERLGLEAEIIAFAAPSGVRAQPMSEAETRAGAYNRARAAWEKSAASLAVGLEGGVDLASGWLTMYAAATDGQRVALGRGPGLALPEEALEALRQGQTLGAFLERRYGPAARRMGAIGWYTQGRLARAEALAQAALIALSGLGL; encoded by the coding sequence ATGAGGATCGCATTGGGCAGCACCAACCCCACCAAACGCCAAGCCCTGGAGCAGACCCTCGAGCGGCTGGGCCTCGAGGCGGAGATCATCGCGTTCGCCGCGCCGAGCGGCGTGCGGGCCCAGCCCATGAGCGAAGCCGAGACCCGAGCGGGCGCCTATAACCGGGCGCGGGCCGCCTGGGAGAAGAGCGCGGCCTCCCTCGCGGTGGGCCTCGAGGGGGGCGTGGACCTCGCGAGCGGGTGGCTCACCATGTACGCCGCCGCCACGGACGGCCAGCGCGTTGCGCTGGGCCGGGGGCCGGGCCTGGCCCTGCCCGAGGAGGCCCTCGAGGCGCTGCGGCAAGGCCAAACGCTCGGGGCGTTCCTCGAGCGTCGCTACGGCCCCGCGGCGCGCCGGATGGGCGCGATCGGGTGGTACACGCAGGGGCGCCTGGCCCGTGCGGAGGCGTTGGCGCAGGCTGCGCTCATCGCGCTTTCAGGGCTTGGCCTTTAG
- a CDS encoding DUF72 domain-containing protein has product MRIGTLGYKRDAPLYEGLPYARRFARYAALFDTVELPSTRNRVPSWRTVSRWRARAPEGFRYSFLAPKHLRYTPSGTERRALRRFLRRHRTLGAARGAVRFQLPEDLDPEAFAAWLQLLAEVGIPGEYAFETPRADLAERVLEAGHAVVNHPEGPFLYLIDPPRLPEARGYAYFSRLEDALHALKAKP; this is encoded by the coding sequence ATGCGGATCGGCACGCTCGGTTATAAGCGCGACGCGCCCCTTTACGAGGGGCTCCCCTACGCGCGTCGTTTCGCGCGGTACGCGGCGCTGTTCGACACGGTGGAACTGCCCTCCACCCGAAACCGCGTGCCGAGCTGGCGAACGGTGAGCCGCTGGCGGGCGCGCGCGCCGGAGGGGTTTCGCTACAGCTTCCTCGCCCCCAAGCACCTGCGCTACACCCCGAGCGGTACCGAGCGCCGCGCGTTGCGCCGGTTTTTGCGGCGGCACCGGACGCTCGGCGCGGCTCGAGGCGCGGTGCGCTTCCAGCTCCCGGAGGACCTGGACCCGGAGGCGTTCGCGGCGTGGCTTCAGCTGCTCGCCGAGGTCGGGATTCCCGGCGAGTACGCGTTCGAAACGCCCCGCGCGGACCTGGCGGAGCGGGTCCTCGAGGCGGGGCACGCGGTGGTCAACCACCCGGAGGGGCCGTTCCTGTACCTGATCGACCCCCCTCGCTTGCCCGAAGCGCGAGGGTACGCGTACTTCTCGCGCCTAGAGGACGCCCTCCACGCCCTAAAGGCCAAGCCCTGA
- a CDS encoding alpha/beta hydrolase codes for MRVIKERLELDGIPVILARPEAARGVVLVFHGALASKEQTARALGSLAEAGLLCVFPDAPNHGERASGPPLAGQDMKRFVEHLYLTAWRGAHEAPRLLQALEARLGQTADWVGAVGFSMGGFVVHLLIAHGLVPLSAAVALASSGHPLKPPPDYTPTHPETQALAAALPLTRPEAYPPTPLLHIHGAEDPVVPLESMRATLDALRPAYRSHPGRLAYSVLEGVGHEMHPAMARLARAWLEAYR; via the coding sequence ATGCGGGTCATTAAAGAACGCCTCGAGCTCGACGGCATCCCGGTCATCCTCGCACGGCCGGAAGCGGCGCGGGGCGTGGTGCTCGTCTTCCACGGCGCGCTCGCGAGCAAGGAGCAAACGGCGCGGGCCTTAGGCTCCCTGGCCGAGGCAGGGTTGTTGTGCGTCTTCCCCGACGCGCCTAACCACGGCGAGCGCGCCTCCGGCCCCCCGCTCGCCGGCCAGGACATGAAGCGCTTCGTGGAGCACCTCTACCTCACCGCCTGGCGCGGCGCACACGAGGCGCCGCGCCTCCTCCAGGCCCTCGAGGCTCGCCTGGGCCAAACCGCCGACTGGGTCGGGGCGGTGGGGTTCAGCATGGGGGGGTTCGTGGTGCACCTGTTGATCGCGCACGGTCTCGTGCCGCTCTCCGCCGCGGTGGCCCTCGCCTCGAGCGGCCACCCGCTCAAGCCGCCCCCGGATTACACCCCCACCCACCCCGAGACCCAGGCCCTCGCGGCGGCCCTGCCCCTCACCCGGCCCGAAGCCTACCCTCCCACGCCCCTCCTGCACATCCACGGAGCGGAGGACCCCGTGGTGCCCCTCGAGTCCATGCGCGCGACCCTAGACGCGCTGCGCCCCGCCTACCGCTCCCACCCAGGTCGGCTCGCTTATAGCGTTCTCGAGGGGGTGGGGCACGAAATGCACCCCGCGATGGCCCGGTTGGCGCGGGCGTGGCTCGAGGCCTACCGGTGA